The genomic region AAGGCCTGTATGAGTATGAGTACAACCACTACcttcgtaaacaaagccatagtgatattcgtgtgacgtcagcacaggtagggctcctacaccaataaaatcaCTAGctattcgtgtgacgtcagcacaggtagggctcctacaccaataaaatcaCTAGCTGAtgtagatcagctgaaatcatcgAGTTTTTAtcggtgtaggagccctacctgtgctgacgtcacacgaatgcactatggctttgtttacggaggtagtggtacaACTTGGGTATCAAACAAAATAAGTGCTCCATCCTTTGGTtcggaaaatataattttagcagatcataaaaaattaaatcaagATGATGAGCGTACGTTTCATTGTGTACCAAAAAATTAATGTAGGATTATTGACAAAATCTGTGTGTTTCTTTCAAGATGATGGAAGCTTGATAATTATttgcattcaatttttcatttttcttctactaaattctcttcaattgaGTCGATTATTTacaagataaaacaataatttctaaacattattataatacattcaaaaaacGAAAAATATGAATCTAGTTCACAATATCATTATTTACATATTCTAATGTATTCATGATTCGATGAAGTCTTATTCTTAGTAGTTACATTCAGACTACATTTCAATAGGCTactatattcaatttattatttacatagTAATTCCATAacctatttataataattaatcaatgaatcTTAACTGTATGCATCACAGCCAATCATTCTTCCCTTGCCtcttattacattatattatctttataatataaaatggtaAACATCTTTCTTTGGTCTCTATGTCTAGGCCAGAAGACATCAGTCTTTCTTCTGATAATAAACGTTTCACAAATCGGGCTCACTAATAATTTATCATGCACTTTTTGGCAGTTATATTTCTGTTATAAGGCAACCTAAGatctcttcaataataaattattatgagatCATGATTCAACATTCATATGTGAACCGGATTTTTATGGAAGGTTTTCAAGAATATAGAAGTAGTATTACCTACTATTCATTTAATTCTAGCATGCTTTTCCCAAGAGCAGGCTAATCTGAAAAGCATTTATAAGATTTCGGAAAGCATGAAAATCATATGGATGCAATAGATCCTTGGAAATTTGTATTCAGCATTGAAATAACTGGAGTTAAGCTTTTTTTTGAGCCTCAGCTGATTCTCCTAATTTTATCTGTTCATCCTgattcaatttcttataaaaaaatcattttttgagATCAGACATATTCATTATGTTGAACGCTTTGTCTGAAAATCCCCATCTAAATCAATTTGTCAACTTAATATCATATTTTTGGTGAAGATTTTTCTTGTATAATTACTGATAATAGGTATAAAGTGCtgatattatcaattttcaccTGGAATTCTACCAAATGAGCAATAGGCCTACTTATTTCTCAAACTACAATTTCTCCTCTTTCCTAATAAACGTCCTTATGAGAAAGCAATATCGTACGGCCTCAATTATGAGAACATATAAATGAATATGTATAAGTGTTCCTATtcatttgattataaaatgacGCTTTATGTgataaaacaaaacaatgatATGACTTGCATGGAAAATTGAAGAAGCACCATAATTTCTACATTCTATAAGTGCATAAAGCTATCTACAATttacaagtttttaacattctTAAACAACTAGGCTACATTACAAAATGTACACAAATACATTATCCTAATGAATAATGCATTTATTGCATTATTTGGCAGTGATAATTACTCAAAAGTACAGTACTGTTtcttaataattgaaaagtcTGAAATTACTTAACAATGACAATATTTTACAACTCATCtgtattcaatataataaagattGGTTGGTAATAGAAAACATAAGCGGTATAAAATATCGCTAAATTCAAACCgaatttgagagaaaaatgaatagaaCTGTAGATAAGAGAGAAGACTactgattaaaaaaaatgtgctcTACTTATGATAATGATGACGATAAATAATTATCCTCGATTTACAGTGTCCAttgagaattgataaataatgaaattacaaTCAGCATGGATGAAAtcacattgaaataaaaactgtacttatttcaaaaagtttgaaaaatgcTGTTTTGTGAAATAATTCACAAAAGAGAACACTCCTTGCTAAGTTTGAGCGCTTTTCCATTTCAACTATTCGCATATCAACTAAAAATTAACTTAGATTATCCAATAataggaaaaaaattgaaaaatcaataattgatttcagGTTTTGGCTCATAGCCTGATTCCATTATTCAGTATTACAAAAACTACTGGTACTATAGAAGAATTTAATACGTGAGATAGTGATAATATAGGAATTCAGAAATAAGAGAgacacaataatattgatttattgtatatctataattttgtgAATTCTTTTTCAGGTTTGCAGAAGAAATtcatgtataatttataaaattgagaaaaaaaggATTATTTAAAAGCAAACTCCTGGCACACGGCCGTTTGGCCATTGCTGTAAAAAATGTAGGCTATTCTTTTCAACTATGAATTATGAAACAAAGTGTAATAAAGATAttctaatcattattattattattattaggtacTGGTAATTATACTGTGTCTTTCAACTGatctttataaataattcacttGTGTTATCAGTTCTTTCTTACGGCTacagtaataattatgtatttattgtagtaATACATACGATCTATATCTAGGCCTACTGATACTCCAGTTTATTATTAAACTACACTATTCGGATCCAAATGTCTTTCATGATAGCTGGTAACATACATTCTCCCAATTCAAATTACAAAATCTTTCATAACTCATTTACTCGTCTTGGTTATCCTCAATACACAAAAATCCTCTAAACTAAGTTATTGTGAACAAAACTAATTAGAACTCATCTAATTGCCACGTTCAAGTACGGTCACTTTCATTCCACTGGGGAAGATATGAAACGGCTCACAAAGATTGATCTTCAAAGAATTTGAGATTTATGCTCTCAATTTATGAACTATTCTTTCACATTGTGCAGTTAAAAATAATGCATTATTCTCTGTAGGCTAACTTGGGAACAATTTTTGTAACAATATGAATAAACacactttttctatgtttttcacagacatgcagtcaaatattcaattaaaacaATCAAAAACTTTCACTTACTGACTGCTAACTCACAGTCATTAAGTTTTTGATTGTTTACtttaatatttgactgcatgtcgtgtgaaatacacagaaaaaaatgtgttaatacatcgcagctcgaaATGGATAAAGAAACCATTACCTGTAATAGGCTATGTATAACTTTTCTCCTTTTATTCCATGTCTCATTTTTCCacacaataaaacaaaatattatatcatttcaatttcaaaacagTTCAACTATTGTATAATAACTATGATAAATATGTAGCTGTTGTTAAAAGTAGACTATCATCGAAACGATGCAAGTATAAGTCTATTTATCCATTGGTAAATAGATGAATATATCGATTCACCCTGGATTTCAGATAGTTACTGCCCTGCTAAGCGAAAAGGCCTTATCAACAAATTTTCATATGTTGAGTTACATATCAAATAGCCTACCATGTATTTTTAGTCGAGGAATCCAAGGGAATAGGTTTAAAAGCCGTATCTGCAACCGTTCTCGAATTATAGACACTTTGAGTGTCTAGCAGTATCATAGtccacatttcataattctacAATTCGAATGAGAGATTCAAGATGCATAATCTGCCATGATCATCTTCTGAAATCAATGAAATTTTAGCATTATTGTTTTCCTTCTAAttgttttcatttatattttcatacgTACTTCAATTATATGAATTTTAACATTTCAACTTCCAGAGGAGATGACAGAGGAAGACatgataaaattcatattcCCTTTCAAGttgattacattgataataatcgTTATTTTATGGTCAACTCTCCTTTATTTTCACTTTACTTTGACAGTTCTGGATGACATTAGaccgaataataataatgattattttgggACTCTGGTTAactcattcatcattcatactTATCACTAGAAACTACTGACTttgtgctggttgcacaaaagccggttaaattttaaccgagaTTAATCCCACAagtaccaatcagagaagccgtcttatcaaaaaggccttctctgattggttctcgtgaaattaatcattgataaaatttaaccggcttttgtgcaaccgcaCCTTTGACAGCAATAGAAAGAATAGTTTATTTTATGACGGTCATTTTGAGCCTCTCCTTATGTCATCCACGGTTCTTATTGTTATTGTGTGGTTGATTATTGTGACCATGAGCTCCATTGTTGTGAGAACTGCTGTCTCCAGTGCGACACATCAGCAGATTCTTGTAGGCTTGTCTGTATTCAGAACTCATGACAACATAGATGATGGGGTTGATGCATGTGGTGAGGTAGATAAGAATGTACCCAGCAatgttcagccatcttgtctCCATGCTGTTGTGCCGGAAAGTGGTTTTGCTAACGGTGATGGGAAGATAGCAGGTGACGAACGACGCGAAGATGACGAGGATCATTTTGAGCAGTTTGCGGTCCTTGGCGGTCATTTTGCCCGGGGTGGGAGGGGCGGCCGAGCTGGGTCTCCGAGGACTGCGGGAGAGTTGACTGCTTCGCCGGAAGACAGCGCCGATGTGGGAGAGAGTGGTGGTGACCACTGCGGAAGGAAGCCGCTCCTTCCGGTAGCGTTTCCGGTTGATACTCCGCCGCCTAGACGGTGTCGGTGAGGCCGGATGTGAGGAACCGCACATCGAAGTGGGTGTCACACTACGCGACAACACTGCATCCCTCTCATCATCCCCTAGAGGATTCTCGATCCCCGATGATGAGGACACATCTGGGAGGACCACACTTTTATTAGGAGAGAGTAGATGTGGGTCAGGTAGATCAGTTTGTATTGTCACCATCCTGATCACTGGGATAATATCGTATGTTGTGGTGGTTGTTGATGTTGAATTCCCGTTTTCCGTGAGACTTGATGATTTCTCAGTGGTGGAGAAAGATGGCGCCTCAGTACTGCTGGACCCCACAGCTGAATCTTCTCCGATTGAATAACTGGGTCTGCGGTTTTTCCTCAACAGCTTCGATCGGCCACTACCCCGAGTATAGTAAGCTGCAAACCCTGAGGAGTTCTTCGAGAACAACCCTCCAGGACGATTTGAAGCAGTGGTGAAGTTAGTACTAGCCGAGTTTAGAGCACTACTGCTAGTAGTACTACTTGTCGGCATAGGGTAGCCGACTGCCACATTGTTGTTCCTGGCATTGTTGGTGAGTCTGGACTTCATGGCAGTTCGGCGGACGATGTAGAATATTTTCGCGTAGCAGACAACGATGCAGATGCAGGGAATGACAAAGGCGACCATGAAGAGGAACTGCTTGGGGGAGCGGCCTTGCGCGTCCGGCAGGATGGAGCAGGAGCCTATCTGCTGGTCGAGACCGAATCTGCCCCAGCGGCCCAACCAGGTGGCAACCAGAGCTCCGAAGCCGGATACCCAGGTACAGGCAACCATCATCCCAAGGTACTGGTGTCGGTACAGTCTGCATAGAGAAAATTCAGATTACTCCAAGGCATCGTGATTAAGAAAGTCAACACTGgacaaaataatattcaattaagcCAGAACAGTTTGTAAATATACACCGTGTTCCacaagaggtttacacgtttaattttatattacgtgtcCATTCATGCACCAAACActtcaaattttacacagtttacagaGTAGGTTCttaaaatattctgggaaaatttcaactaCCTAACCTTTGTAGGAACAGAATAGCGGcctattgaaaattttactgattcattaaatttttcaatttctaggaaattaaatatttttgtatttgacGCAGTTTACAAAGtgggttctaaaaatattctgggagaATTTCAACTTTCTAACCTTCGTAGAAATAAAATGGCAGCATATTGAGAATTTTACCaatcatttaaattttcaatatgttgtcattttgtttctacgaaggttagaaagttgaaattttctcagaataTGTTTAGAACCCACTTTGAATACTgtgtgaaattaaaaaaaagttcggtgcatgaatgggcacgtaatataagatttaacgtgtaaacctcttcgtgggacatgGTGTATAATTGAGAATGTTTCATGTCATTATGGGAAAGAGAAAgtctctcaattattatgaaaatattatttcagttttgtATAATTAGAATATAGCTGGATTATTGAGCCTCTCACGCTACAGTACACAATCAAAATGCCGCTGATATTCTGTCAGCTGTTGTATTGAAATCTACTGTTGGAATAGATTNNNNNNNNNNNNNNNNNNNNNNNNNNNNNNNNNNNNNNNNNNNNNNNNNNNNNNNNNNNNNNNNNNNNNNNNNNNNNNNNNNNNNNNNNNNNNNNNNNNNAAAACCTTCCATAAAAATCCGGTTCACATATGAATGTTGAATCATgatctcataataattattattgaagagatCTTAGGTTGCCTTATAACAGAAATATAACTGCCAAAAAGTGCATGATAAATTATTAGTGAGCCCGATTTGTGAAACGTTTATTATCAGAAGAAAGACTGATGTCTTCTGGCCTAGACATAGAGACCAAAGAAAGATGTTtaccattttatattataaagataatataatgtaataagaGGCAAGGGAAGAATGATTGGCTGTGATGCATACAGTTAAgattcattgattaattattataaataggtTATGGAATTActatgtaaataataaattgaatatagtAGCCTATTGAAATGTAGTCTGAATGTAACTACTAAGAATAAGACTTCATCGAATCATGAATACATTAGAATATGTAAATAATGATATTGTGAActagattaatattttttcgttttttgaatgtattataaaaatgtttagaaattattgatttatcttGTAAATAATCGACTCAATTGAAGAGAATTagtagaagaaaaatgaaaaattgaatgcaaATAATTATCAAGCTTCCATCATCTTGAAAGAAACACACAGATTTTGTCAATAATTCTACATTAACTTTTTGGTACACAATGAACGTACGCTCATCATcttgatttaattttttatgatctgctaaaatatattttccgaACCAAAGGATGGAGCACTTATTTTGTTTGATACCCAAGTtgtaccactacctccgtaacaaagccatagtgcattcgtgtgacgtcagcacaggtagggctcctacaccgaTAAAAACTcgatgatttcagctgatctatatcagctagtgattttattggtgtaggagccctacctgtgctgacgtcacacgaatagCTAGtgattttattggtgtaggagccctacctgtgctgacgtcacacgaatatcactatggctttgtttacaaaGGTAGTGGTTGTACTCATACTCATACAGGCCTTGCAATTGAATTATCATTCAAATATTCTGTTTTATTAAGCTATCATAATTGTTTATCAGCAAATTCTAGAGCTTGGAACTTCT from Nilaparvata lugens isolate BPH chromosome 11, ASM1435652v1, whole genome shotgun sequence harbors:
- the LOC111044985 gene encoding G-protein coupled receptor moody (The sequence of the model RefSeq protein was modified relative to this genomic sequence to represent the inferred CDS: added 114 bases not found in genome assembly), whose product is MRYGLLAVSLFTVLAITINRYVMIGHPTLYPKLYRRQYLGMMVACTWVSGFGALVATWLGRWGRFGLDQQIGSCSILPDAQGRSPKQFLFMVAFVIPCICIVVCYAKIFYIVRRTAMKSRLTNNARNNNVAVGYPMPTSSTTSSSALNSASTNFTTASNRPGGLFSKNSSGFAAYYTRGSGRSKLLRKNRRPSYSIGEDSAVGSSSTEAPSFSTTEKSSSLTENGNSTSTTTTTYDIIPVIRMVTIQTDLPDPHLLSPNKSVVLPDVSSSSGIENPLGDDERDAVLSRSVTPTSMCGSSHPASPTPSRRRSINRKRYRKERLPSAVVTTTLSHIGAVFRRSSQLSRSPRRPSSAAPPTPGKMTAKDRKLLKMILVIFASFVTCYLPITVSKTTFRHNSMETRWLNIAGYILIYLTTCINPIIYVVMSSEYRQAYKNLLMCRTGDSSSHNNGAHGHNNQPHNNNKNRG